A genomic stretch from Achromobacter spanius includes:
- a CDS encoding glutathione S-transferase family protein, with the protein MSIVFHWYPQSSASPIACALAELQVPHERVKVDIQAGEQRRPEFLALNPNGKVPTLTVDGAPLFEALAIHLWLGEQWGVERGLWPAAGTSQRLAAMSWCTWAYVTYGAVVSRLYVVAHGDEQSRDARQAERAIADLDSLLGLLDAHLTRQPWMVGDKYSLADLAVASVVGYTAFLGAPVAAHPKVQAWLSTIKARPAMQGEV; encoded by the coding sequence ATGTCTATCGTTTTCCATTGGTACCCCCAGTCCAGCGCCTCCCCCATCGCCTGCGCCCTGGCCGAACTGCAGGTCCCGCACGAACGCGTCAAGGTGGATATCCAGGCCGGCGAGCAGCGCCGCCCGGAATTCCTGGCCTTGAACCCCAACGGCAAGGTGCCGACCCTGACCGTGGATGGTGCGCCGCTGTTCGAAGCCTTGGCCATCCACCTGTGGTTGGGTGAACAATGGGGCGTCGAGCGGGGCTTGTGGCCCGCGGCCGGCACGTCGCAGCGGCTGGCCGCCATGTCGTGGTGCACGTGGGCCTACGTGACGTATGGCGCGGTGGTCTCGCGCCTGTATGTCGTCGCCCACGGCGACGAGCAAAGCCGCGATGCCCGCCAGGCCGAGCGGGCCATCGCCGACCTGGATTCGCTGTTGGGGCTGCTGGATGCGCATCTGACGCGCCAGCCGTGGATGGTGGGCGACAAGTACTCGCTGGCTGACCTGGCGGTGGCGTCGGTGGTCGGCTACACCGCCTTTCTGGGCGCGCCGGTGGCCGCCCATCCGAAGGTGCAGGCATGGCTGAGCACGATCAAGGCCAGGCCTGCGATGCAAGGCGAGGTCTGA
- a CDS encoding helix-turn-helix transcriptional regulator — protein sequence MLSSSNRLLRLLSLLQTRRHWAGADLAQTLAVHPRTLRRDIDRLRELGYPIQASSGVAGGYAFRAGNALPPLLLDDDEALTVAITLRTAATGTVGGVEEAALRALVKLEQVMPTRLRHKLDALRSAIVPLPSRGPVIDAGLLAALAAACRDQLRVNFDYADSRGQPSTRQVEPQGLAHTGYRWYLVAWDPARDDWRTFRLDRITGAVALGAHFAPRPAPEGGDLRAYVTRAVGQAPNAEEARIVLHAPHAEIAARIPASAGQVEALDDSRCLLRCTGQSLDALTYWLLALEVEFDVLAPASLAQRFQIAGERVARMLQRRTRKKPL from the coding sequence ATGCTCAGCTCCAGCAACCGCCTCCTGCGCCTGCTTTCCCTACTGCAGACCCGCCGCCATTGGGCCGGCGCCGACCTGGCGCAGACCCTGGCGGTGCATCCGCGCACGCTGCGCCGCGACATCGACCGACTGCGCGAACTGGGCTACCCCATCCAGGCCAGCAGCGGTGTGGCGGGCGGTTACGCCTTTCGCGCGGGCAACGCCCTGCCGCCCCTGCTGCTGGACGACGACGAGGCGCTGACGGTGGCCATCACGCTGCGCACCGCGGCCACGGGCACGGTCGGTGGCGTGGAAGAAGCTGCGCTGCGCGCGCTGGTCAAACTAGAGCAGGTGATGCCCACGCGCCTGCGCCACAAGCTGGACGCGCTGCGGTCGGCCATCGTGCCGCTGCCGAGCCGGGGCCCGGTGATTGATGCGGGACTGTTGGCCGCGCTGGCCGCCGCCTGCCGCGACCAGTTGCGCGTCAACTTCGACTACGCGGACAGCCGCGGCCAGCCCAGCACGCGTCAGGTCGAGCCGCAGGGGCTGGCGCACACGGGGTATCGCTGGTATCTGGTGGCGTGGGATCCGGCGCGCGACGATTGGCGCACATTCCGGCTTGACCGAATCACCGGCGCGGTAGCGCTGGGCGCGCACTTCGCGCCGCGTCCGGCGCCCGAAGGTGGCGACCTGCGCGCCTATGTAACGCGGGCGGTGGGCCAGGCGCCCAACGCCGAAGAGGCACGCATCGTGCTGCATGCGCCGCACGCGGAGATCGCAGCGCGCATTCCCGCATCGGCCGGCCAGGTCGAGGCGTTGGACGATAGCCGTTGCCTGCTGCGCTGCACCGGCCAGTCGCTGGATGCGCTGACGTATTGGCTGCTGGCGCTGGAAGTGGAATTCGATGTGCTGGCGCCGGCGTCCCTGGCGCAGCGCTTTCAGATCGCAGGCGAACGGGTCGCCCGCATGCTGCAACGGCGGACAAGAAAAAAGCCGCTCTAG
- the cls gene encoding cardiolipin synthase: MDRIHAILIDYWPHLVFAVSIVAGTGAAVHAAMTKQDVRAAIGWVGVALFSPLFGALFYFVAGINRIRKTRVSQLRDETMVVDAEQVDTLPVDVAAVSGPQFASLKILGDHVSRFRLLGGNAVQPLAGGDEAYPAMMQAIRDAQHAIAMQSYIFDNDEIGREMAQALIEAQARGVQVRVLIDAIGSKYSRPPIVRMLARGGVPVARFMTNPLGVLRMPYANLRSHRKVLVIDGRVGFTGGMNVRAAFVTALAGDAVNHDTHFRVEGPIVTQLMSVFAHDWNFTTHESLPARPWFDPHALPPTGNVPMRCVPSGPDRALGSSHNILLGALAVAQRHVRIQSPYFLPDQTLIGALATAARRGIQVDIVIPNKNNLRLVDYAMSAQLDQVVRTGCRVWRALGTFDHSKLMTVDDAWAYVGSSNLDPRSLRLNFELDSEIYDPTVARWIGNRIDGLIANSKAETLETLTSTPFAKRLRNKVIWLATPYL; this comes from the coding sequence ATGGATCGCATACACGCAATTTTGATCGATTACTGGCCTCATCTGGTGTTTGCCGTCAGCATCGTGGCGGGGACGGGCGCGGCGGTGCATGCCGCGATGACCAAGCAGGACGTCCGGGCGGCCATCGGCTGGGTGGGGGTGGCGCTGTTTTCGCCGCTGTTCGGCGCCCTGTTTTATTTCGTGGCGGGCATCAACCGCATTCGCAAGACACGGGTGTCGCAACTGCGTGACGAAACCATGGTGGTGGACGCCGAACAGGTCGACACCTTGCCCGTGGATGTGGCGGCGGTGTCCGGCCCGCAGTTCGCCTCGCTGAAGATACTGGGCGACCACGTCAGCAGGTTTCGGCTGTTGGGCGGCAATGCGGTGCAGCCCCTGGCCGGCGGCGATGAAGCGTATCCGGCCATGATGCAAGCCATCCGCGACGCGCAGCACGCCATCGCGATGCAAAGCTATATTTTCGACAACGACGAGATCGGTCGCGAAATGGCGCAGGCGCTGATCGAGGCGCAGGCGCGTGGCGTGCAGGTGCGGGTGTTGATCGACGCCATCGGCTCCAAGTATTCGCGCCCGCCCATTGTGCGCATGCTGGCGCGAGGCGGCGTGCCGGTGGCGCGCTTCATGACGAATCCGCTGGGCGTGTTGCGCATGCCGTATGCCAACCTGCGCAGCCACCGCAAGGTGCTGGTGATAGACGGGCGCGTGGGCTTTACCGGCGGCATGAACGTGCGGGCGGCCTTTGTGACCGCGCTGGCGGGCGATGCCGTCAACCACGACACGCACTTCCGCGTGGAAGGGCCCATCGTGACGCAGCTGATGTCGGTGTTTGCGCACGACTGGAATTTCACGACGCATGAATCGTTGCCGGCACGGCCCTGGTTCGATCCGCACGCGCTGCCACCCACCGGCAACGTGCCGATGCGTTGCGTGCCGTCGGGGCCGGACCGTGCGCTGGGCAGTTCGCACAACATTTTGCTGGGTGCGTTGGCCGTAGCGCAGCGCCACGTGCGCATCCAGTCGCCCTACTTTCTGCCCGACCAGACGCTGATCGGCGCACTGGCCACCGCCGCGCGGCGGGGTATTCAGGTGGATATCGTCATCCCCAACAAGAACAATCTGCGCTTGGTGGACTACGCCATGTCGGCGCAACTGGACCAGGTAGTACGCACCGGCTGCCGCGTGTGGCGCGCGTTGGGCACGTTCGACCATTCCAAGCTGATGACCGTGGACGACGCCTGGGCCTACGTGGGTTCCTCGAACCTGGATCCGCGCAGCCTGCGCCTGAATTTTGAGCTGGACAGCGAGATCTACGACCCTACCGTGGCGCGCTGGATCGGCAACCGGATCGATGGGCTGATCGCGAATTCCAAAGCGGAAACCCTGGAAACCCTGACCAGCACGCCATTCGCCAAGCGGCTGCGCAACAAGGTCATCTGGCTGGCCACGCCCTATCTGTGA
- a CDS encoding LysR family transcriptional regulator — MRYELTDLRLFLAIAEAQSLSGGANTVHVTASSASYRLKNLELAMGVPLFKREARGMELTAEGAFVLKHVRSLLAGVERMHGEVSGFASGLKGSVKLFANSSSLNGFIVPSLSRFLSANPNVNILLEERSSNTIEAAIAGQEADIGIFAGHAESAGVQAIRYAIDELIIAAPLNHPVVQHSPVRFPAVLDLDFVCMSRTSSNYIFLRDMAKLAGKTPKVRIHVHTFDAVLAMVQAGVGVSLVPRSVAATALREQRIAAVAISEPWALRELTLVTQADEPLSPFVEQVAEYLLDDPIVAATRDSD; from the coding sequence ATGCGCTACGAACTCACCGACCTCCGCCTGTTCCTTGCCATCGCCGAGGCGCAAAGCCTGTCGGGCGGCGCCAATACCGTCCACGTGACAGCGTCATCCGCCAGCTACCGGCTGAAGAACCTGGAACTGGCGATGGGTGTGCCGCTGTTCAAGCGCGAGGCGCGCGGCATGGAGCTGACGGCGGAAGGCGCGTTTGTGCTGAAGCATGTGCGCTCGCTGCTGGCCGGCGTGGAGCGCATGCATGGTGAAGTCAGCGGCTTTGCCAGCGGGCTGAAGGGCAGCGTCAAGCTGTTCGCCAACAGCAGTTCGTTGAACGGGTTCATCGTGCCCAGCCTGAGCCGCTTTCTGTCGGCCAACCCGAATGTGAACATCCTGCTGGAAGAGCGCTCCAGCAACACGATCGAGGCCGCCATCGCGGGGCAGGAAGCGGATATCGGCATCTTCGCCGGCCATGCCGAATCCGCCGGAGTGCAAGCCATCCGCTATGCGATCGATGAACTGATCATCGCGGCGCCGCTGAATCATCCTGTGGTGCAGCATTCACCGGTTCGCTTCCCGGCGGTGCTGGACCTGGATTTCGTCTGCATGAGCCGCACCAGCAGCAACTACATCTTTTTGCGCGACATGGCCAAGCTGGCGGGCAAGACGCCCAAGGTGCGCATCCACGTGCATACCTTCGACGCCGTGCTGGCGATGGTTCAGGCCGGCGTGGGCGTGTCGCTGGTCCCACGCAGCGTGGCCGCCACCGCGCTGCGCGAACAGCGCATTGCGGCGGTGGCCATCAGCGAACCGTGGGCGCTGCGCGAATTGACGCTGGTGACGCAAGCCGACGAGCCGCTGTCACCGTTCGTGGAGCAGGTGGCCGAGTACCTGCTGGACGACCCGATCGTTGCCGCAACGCGCGACTCGGATTGA
- a CDS encoding enoyl-CoA hydratase, translating to MNTNNLSFPHAGVQIDAAGIATLTMQDAGVLNILSTPVINGLREALTHLRDDESVRVLVLRGAGDRAFVAGADIAEMAALDESSAQRFISNLRDLCNAVRHFPVPVIARIPGWCLGGGLEFALACDLRICTDEAKFGMPEVKVGIPSVIHAALMPRLIGAANSAWLLLTGELIDARRAQDWGLVNAAVPAAQLDDEVNKLAQGFAALGPAALRQQKKLLRRWETMSVDAAIEDSVAEFGAAFNTGEPQKFMNEFLATKRGGKG from the coding sequence GTGAATACCAACAATCTGTCCTTTCCCCACGCTGGCGTCCAGATCGACGCGGCCGGCATCGCTACGCTGACCATGCAGGACGCCGGGGTGCTGAACATCTTGAGCACGCCCGTCATCAATGGCCTGCGCGAAGCGCTCACGCACCTGCGCGACGACGAATCGGTGCGCGTGCTGGTACTGCGTGGCGCTGGCGACCGCGCCTTCGTGGCCGGCGCGGACATCGCCGAAATGGCCGCGCTGGACGAGTCCAGCGCCCAGCGCTTTATCTCGAACTTGCGTGACCTGTGCAACGCCGTCCGGCATTTTCCCGTGCCGGTGATTGCCCGCATCCCCGGCTGGTGCCTGGGCGGAGGGCTGGAATTCGCCTTGGCGTGCGACCTGCGCATCTGCACCGACGAGGCAAAGTTCGGCATGCCCGAGGTCAAGGTCGGCATCCCGTCGGTGATTCATGCGGCGCTGATGCCGCGATTGATCGGCGCGGCCAACAGCGCCTGGCTGCTCCTGACGGGGGAACTGATCGACGCGCGCCGCGCGCAGGACTGGGGGCTGGTGAATGCCGCCGTGCCGGCAGCGCAGTTGGATGACGAGGTGAACAAGCTGGCACAAGGCTTCGCCGCGTTGGGGCCGGCGGCGTTGCGTCAGCAGAAGAAGTTGCTGCGCCGCTGGGAAACGATGTCGGTGGACGCTGCCATCGAGGATAGCGTCGCGGAATTCGGCGCGGCCTTCAATACCGGCGAGCCGCAGAAGTTCATGAACGAATTCCTGGCCACCAAGCGAGGCGGGAAGGGCTGA
- a CDS encoding Bug family tripartite tricarboxylate transporter substrate binding protein translates to MTSIKKLPLAILLACLTAPALAAAEYPDKPIRLVVPYAVGGTTDIIARVVGNKLGAQLGQSVIIENKPGAGGSIGSAYAAKQPADGYTLVMAVESSHAVNPNVYAKSAYDPVRDFAPISNLADVPNVLVVNPALPAQDLAGFLALLKADPNKYAFGSSGNGGLSHMNGELFMKTTGTRMLHVPYKGLGPALNDLVAGQVQVVFDNIPSSYPLIQAQRIRPLAVAAKQRLKVLPDVPTYAEAGLPAMNNPSWFGLAAPAGTPAPVLDKLNAAVRQALADPATVDAIERQGAVPSPMSREAFGALIAQSNKHWKSVVEDIKFEKMQ, encoded by the coding sequence ATGACATCCATAAAAAAACTGCCGCTTGCGATCCTGCTGGCTTGCCTGACCGCCCCTGCGCTGGCCGCCGCCGAGTACCCCGACAAGCCCATCCGCCTTGTCGTGCCCTATGCCGTGGGCGGCACCACCGACATCATCGCCCGCGTCGTGGGCAACAAGCTGGGCGCGCAGTTGGGCCAGTCGGTCATCATTGAAAACAAGCCGGGCGCGGGCGGCAGCATCGGATCGGCCTACGCCGCCAAGCAGCCGGCCGACGGCTACACCTTGGTGATGGCGGTTGAAAGCTCGCACGCCGTCAACCCCAACGTCTATGCCAAGAGCGCCTACGACCCCGTCCGCGACTTTGCACCCATCAGCAACCTGGCCGACGTGCCCAACGTGCTGGTGGTGAACCCGGCGTTGCCGGCGCAAGACCTGGCGGGGTTTCTGGCGTTGCTCAAGGCCGATCCCAACAAGTACGCCTTCGGCTCTTCCGGCAACGGCGGCTTGAGCCACATGAATGGCGAACTGTTCATGAAGACCACCGGCACGCGCATGCTGCACGTTCCCTACAAAGGCCTGGGCCCCGCACTGAACGACCTGGTTGCCGGACAGGTGCAGGTGGTGTTCGATAATATTCCGTCGTCCTATCCCTTGATCCAGGCACAGCGCATCCGGCCCTTGGCGGTGGCGGCCAAACAGCGGCTTAAAGTGCTGCCTGACGTGCCCACTTATGCAGAGGCCGGGCTGCCAGCCATGAACAACCCGTCGTGGTTTGGCCTGGCCGCGCCGGCCGGCACGCCCGCGCCTGTGCTGGACAAGTTGAACGCGGCGGTGCGCCAGGCCTTGGCGGACCCGGCAACGGTGGACGCCATCGAACGGCAGGGCGCGGTGCCCAGCCCGATGTCGCGGGAAGCATTCGGCGCGTTGATCGCGCAGTCGAACAAGCACTGGAAGTCGGTGGTCGAAGACATTAAATTCGAAAAAATGCAGTAA
- a CDS encoding CaiB/BaiF CoA transferase family protein, whose product MLHNALRGIKVVDLSRILAGPWCTQNLADLGAEVIKVEHPARGDDTRGWGPPDLRSNDGGAAMSAYFMACNRGKQSVAIDFASEAGASRVRELVAQADILVENYKAGGLRKYGLDYDSLASINPRLIYLSITGYGQSGPMADKPGYDYVFQGMGGLMSYTGQPDGTPGAGPLRTGVAVVDLMTGMYATSAVLAALRQRDQTGQGMPLDICLLDVAVALNANQGANYLVSGVAPKRSGNAHPNCAPYEVFACADGHLILAIGNDTQFARFCDVAGHPEWALDARYATNSARLSHLDSLRTQVARALATAPRQYWTAAFDGAGVPWGPIHTLDEVFAHPQVLHRQLVQTATHPVLGDMRLVRNPLLAGTPADALGAAPPLLGEHTSAVLGSPATI is encoded by the coding sequence ATGCTTCACAACGCCTTGCGCGGCATCAAAGTCGTGGACTTGTCGCGCATTCTTGCCGGCCCCTGGTGCACCCAGAACCTGGCTGATCTTGGCGCCGAGGTCATCAAGGTCGAACACCCGGCGCGTGGCGACGATACGCGCGGCTGGGGCCCGCCCGACCTGCGATCCAACGACGGCGGCGCGGCCATGTCCGCCTATTTCATGGCGTGCAACCGGGGCAAGCAATCAGTTGCCATCGACTTCGCCTCGGAAGCGGGTGCGTCGCGCGTGCGTGAACTGGTCGCGCAAGCTGACATCCTGGTCGAAAACTACAAGGCAGGCGGGCTGCGCAAGTACGGCCTGGACTATGACTCGCTTGCGAGCATCAACCCGCGCCTGATCTATTTGTCCATTACCGGTTACGGCCAGTCCGGCCCCATGGCCGACAAGCCCGGCTATGACTACGTGTTCCAGGGCATGGGCGGGCTGATGAGCTACACCGGCCAGCCTGACGGCACGCCTGGTGCCGGCCCGCTGCGCACCGGGGTCGCCGTGGTTGACCTGATGACGGGCATGTACGCCACGTCCGCCGTGTTGGCCGCCTTGCGTCAGCGCGATCAGACGGGGCAGGGCATGCCATTGGATATCTGTCTGCTGGATGTGGCCGTGGCGCTCAACGCCAACCAGGGCGCCAACTACCTGGTGTCCGGCGTGGCGCCCAAACGCAGCGGCAATGCCCACCCCAACTGTGCGCCCTATGAAGTGTTCGCGTGCGCCGATGGCCATTTGATCCTGGCGATTGGCAACGACACCCAGTTTGCGCGCTTTTGCGATGTGGCCGGTCATCCCGAATGGGCGCTCGATGCGCGCTACGCGACCAACAGCGCGCGCCTGTCGCACCTGGACAGCTTGCGCACGCAGGTGGCGCGGGCCCTGGCGACCGCGCCGCGCCAGTACTGGACCGCCGCGTTCGACGGCGCGGGCGTGCCATGGGGGCCGATCCACACGCTGGACGAAGTTTTCGCGCATCCGCAAGTCCTGCATCGGCAACTGGTCCAGACCGCTACCCACCCCGTGCTGGGCGACATGCGGCTGGTGCGCAACCCGCTGCTGGCCGGCACGCCGGCTGATGCCTTGGGCGCGGCGCCGCCGTTGCTGGGTGAACACACGAGCGCCGTACTGGGCAGTCCGGCCACGATTTGA
- a CDS encoding PaaI family thioesterase, whose product MTDSIPEGFALWRPSSRFMTHLADLGTLYRRDADSVLALRVNEAHTNMHGMAHGGLLATLADSALGHTIAQQLQVSVVTVQMSVEYLNAVKPGDWLQAHVHIDKQGRRLIYANCLLQVEGRVMLKANAVFAVRPAPTPASDG is encoded by the coding sequence ATGACTGATTCCATTCCCGAGGGCTTTGCGCTGTGGCGCCCAAGCAGCCGCTTCATGACGCATCTGGCAGACCTTGGCACCCTGTACCGGCGCGATGCCGACAGCGTGCTGGCCCTGCGCGTGAACGAGGCGCATACGAACATGCACGGCATGGCGCACGGCGGCCTGCTTGCCACGCTGGCCGATAGCGCCCTGGGGCACACCATTGCCCAGCAATTGCAGGTGTCCGTCGTGACGGTGCAGATGTCCGTGGAATACCTGAACGCGGTCAAGCCGGGCGACTGGCTGCAAGCACACGTGCATATCGACAAGCAAGGCCGGCGCTTGATCTACGCCAATTGCCTCTTGCAGGTAGAAGGGCGCGTCATGCTCAAAGCCAATGCGGTATTCGCCGTGCGCCCGGCGCCCACGCCCGCGTCGGACGGTTGA
- a CDS encoding NAD(P)-dependent oxidoreductase, giving the protein MAKVGMVGIGLMGHGIASNLVKHGHTLTVLEHPGNQPLDALKAAGATSVESGAALAAQSDVIILCVTGSPQVEAVLLSEGGVLQGLRAGTVIIDCSTAIPSSTVKVAQAVADSGGRFLDAPMTRTPKEAAEGRLNLLVGGDAALFEECKSILACFAENITHAGPIGAGHRMKLLHNYVSLGVVALLSEAAACALRSDIDPAVFAEVLSKGGGGGVALERIKPYLLEQDPSSLRFFMSNAQKDLSYYNTMAAEAGAVREIGAAVQHTFDQAVTQGGGERYVPELVTLLKDR; this is encoded by the coding sequence ATGGCGAAAGTCGGCATGGTTGGAATCGGCCTCATGGGCCACGGTATTGCAAGCAATCTGGTCAAGCATGGTCATACGCTGACCGTACTTGAGCATCCGGGCAATCAGCCCCTGGATGCGCTGAAAGCCGCTGGCGCGACCAGCGTGGAAAGCGGCGCCGCACTGGCGGCCCAGTCGGATGTGATCATTCTGTGCGTGACCGGCAGCCCGCAGGTAGAAGCCGTGCTGCTGTCCGAAGGCGGCGTGCTGCAAGGCCTGCGCGCGGGCACCGTCATCATCGACTGCTCGACGGCCATTCCGTCGTCCACCGTGAAAGTGGCGCAAGCCGTGGCCGATTCCGGCGGCCGCTTCCTGGACGCCCCGATGACGCGCACGCCCAAGGAAGCCGCCGAAGGCCGGTTGAACCTGCTGGTGGGCGGCGACGCGGCGCTGTTCGAAGAATGCAAGTCCATCCTGGCCTGCTTTGCCGAAAACATCACGCACGCCGGGCCCATTGGCGCCGGGCATCGCATGAAGCTGCTGCACAATTATGTGTCGCTGGGCGTGGTTGCCCTGCTGTCGGAAGCGGCGGCGTGCGCGCTGCGCTCGGACATTGACCCGGCGGTGTTCGCGGAAGTCTTGAGCAAGGGCGGCGGCGGCGGCGTGGCATTGGAACGCATCAAGCCGTATCTGCTGGAGCAGGACCCGTCGTCGCTGCGCTTTTTCATGTCGAACGCGCAGAAGGACCTGTCCTACTACAACACCATGGCAGCCGAAGCCGGCGCCGTGCGTGAAATCGGCGCGGCCGTGCAGCACACGTTCGACCAGGCCGTCACGCAAGGCGGTGGCGAACGCTATGTGCCTGAGCTGGTGACGCTGCTGAAAGACCGCTAA
- a CDS encoding MFS transporter: MDKQESGGWYFGWNIVGAAAVLTLLTVGLRMGIGPFFLPMAEGLGFSRSLLSGIVAVGMLCYGLAMPLAGYLVSVRGTRFVLLTGTAIVVASSLWTVFARGPIEFLLSFGVALSVGLAFTSPVALTPIISRWFTRQRGMALFFLSTGSMAGIALMTPTLTFAISAVGWQETLLAFSVLFALLTVPVALFVMRDVAPEHTDLLPHQIIKDKAPAKATKGTASATTTASAPNVRNALRTLPFWQVALGLFACGYSMNLLGTHGMPMLMDHGFDATTSSLGIGLIGLVAIFSTLVLGRMSDQVERRNILAAIYLVRGLGFFALVMVGAHWELYAAATIGGIVWAGSIALSSAILADVYGIRLVGVLYGLTYLGHQIGGMISSWLGGWAFDTFHTHWVAFGSAGVLLLLAAAISLRLPGRGLARMPATVVR, translated from the coding sequence TTGGACAAGCAAGAGTCGGGCGGCTGGTATTTCGGCTGGAACATCGTTGGCGCCGCCGCGGTGCTTACCCTGTTGACGGTGGGCCTGCGCATGGGCATCGGGCCGTTTTTCCTGCCGATGGCGGAAGGCTTGGGATTTTCGCGCAGCTTGTTGTCGGGCATCGTGGCGGTGGGCATGCTTTGCTACGGCCTGGCCATGCCGCTGGCGGGGTATCTGGTCAGCGTGCGCGGCACGCGCTTCGTACTGCTGACCGGCACGGCGATTGTGGTGGCGTCGTCGCTGTGGACGGTGTTTGCGCGCGGCCCCATCGAATTCCTGCTGTCGTTCGGCGTGGCGCTTTCCGTGGGCCTGGCCTTCACCAGCCCCGTGGCGCTGACCCCGATCATCAGCCGCTGGTTCACGCGCCAGCGCGGCATGGCGCTGTTCTTCCTGTCCACCGGGTCCATGGCGGGCATCGCCTTGATGACGCCGACGCTGACCTTCGCGATATCCGCCGTGGGCTGGCAGGAAACGCTGCTGGCGTTTTCCGTGCTGTTCGCCTTGCTGACGGTGCCGGTCGCGTTGTTCGTGATGCGCGATGTGGCGCCCGAGCACACGGACCTGTTGCCGCATCAAATCATTAAAGACAAAGCGCCCGCCAAAGCGACAAAAGGCACGGCCTCGGCCACCACGACGGCCTCCGCGCCCAATGTGCGCAACGCCTTGCGCACGCTGCCGTTTTGGCAGGTGGCGCTGGGCCTGTTCGCCTGTGGCTACAGCATGAACCTGCTGGGCACGCACGGCATGCCGATGTTGATGGACCACGGCTTTGACGCCACCACCAGTTCGCTGGGCATCGGCCTGATCGGCCTGGTCGCCATCTTCAGCACGCTGGTGCTGGGCCGCATGTCGGACCAGGTGGAACGGCGCAACATCCTGGCCGCCATCTATCTGGTGCGTGGGTTGGGGTTCTTTGCGTTGGTCATGGTGGGCGCGCACTGGGAGCTCTATGCGGCAGCCACGATCGGCGGCATCGTGTGGGCGGGCAGCATTGCCTTGTCGTCGGCCATTCTGGCGGACGTCTATGGCATTCGGTTGGTGGGCGTGCTGTACGGGCTGACCTACCTGGGCCACCAGATCGGCGGCATGATCAGTTCCTGGCTGGGTGGCTGGGCCTTCGATACGTTCCACACGCACTGGGTCGCCTTTGGGTCGGCGGGCGTGCTGTTGCTGCTGGCGGCTGCGATTTCATTGCGGTTGCCGGGGCGCGGCCTGGCGCGTATGCCGGCAACCGTGGTGCGCTGA
- a CDS encoding GntR family transcriptional regulator produces the protein MLQFQKTAISAEDEAYLHLQREIRLGRYAPGQRLVPDVVAAEIGTSRMPVRGALRRLASEGLVEIRANRGAVVRGLNQQEMLEVFEMRSVLEGLAMRNAVLHMNAEHVRRLTNMLEQLDQGSGDYLDWTTAHREFHEYLCSFCQQPRLLGQISELHSVVEPYMRLWTAQPGRVLRVRESHQELIDALHTRDPERCEAAMRQHVLNTVPALQAFLEKKP, from the coding sequence ATGCTGCAGTTTCAAAAGACAGCGATCAGCGCCGAAGACGAGGCGTACCTGCATTTGCAGCGCGAGATCCGCCTGGGCCGTTATGCCCCAGGTCAGCGCTTGGTGCCCGATGTGGTCGCCGCTGAAATTGGCACCAGTCGCATGCCGGTACGCGGCGCGTTGCGGCGACTGGCCTCGGAAGGCCTGGTTGAAATCCGCGCCAATCGCGGCGCGGTAGTACGCGGGCTGAACCAGCAGGAAATGCTGGAAGTGTTTGAAATGCGCTCGGTGCTGGAAGGCCTTGCCATGCGCAATGCCGTGCTGCACATGAACGCCGAACACGTCCGCCGCCTGACCAATATGCTTGAGCAACTGGATCAAGGGTCCGGCGACTACCTGGACTGGACCACCGCGCACCGGGAATTCCATGAATACCTGTGCAGCTTCTGTCAGCAGCCGCGTCTGCTGGGGCAGATCTCGGAGCTGCATTCCGTGGTCGAACCCTATATGCGCCTGTGGACGGCGCAGCCGGGTCGCGTGCTGCGCGTGCGTGAATCGCACCAGGAATTGATTGACGCGCTGCATACGCGCGACCCCGAGCGATGCGAAGCGGCGATGCGTCAGCACGTGCTGAACACGGTGCCTGCCTTGCAGGCGTTCCTGGAAAAGAAGCCCTGA